The sequence below is a genomic window from Plasmodium cynomolgi strain B DNA, chromosome 4, whole genome shotgun sequence.
ACGGCGTGGTGGTTAGCTAAAGGGGAATTTTATGCACACACGCCAAAAGAGGCAGCCTTTTTgagatttttaaaagtgcATAGTGTTATAGCAGAAGGGGGGCGAAGttccaaatgaaaaaaatggcattaaaataaaatgcagtCTACaagtatatgtgtatatgtatatataacgTACCTTTGGGGAAGCTGAAAgagggaaaatttttttttgtttggcCAATTTTCCAGGGGTTCCCACTTGTGGTGCCATTTTtgttgacaattttttccgcATTTCCTCGGTTTCGCCAGGGAGCAGCAAAGACGCGGCAACGGGTGGTCTGCGCGCGTTTGGAAGTTAGGGCGTTTATTTGTTCACGCGTAGCAACAGGCTAGCGCGGttgcgctttttttcttcatctgcATTCACGTGTGTTCACTTGTGTTCACTTGTGTTCGTTTGTGTTCACGTACGTTCACTTGAGTTCACTTACGTTTGTTCGTGCTTCTAATCGCTTCCTCACCCATCGCGGCATTCGAATGGTGCCGCGGTTTCCCACAGAGGGAGAAATTccgctatttttttcccacgccCGCATaattgcacacacacacaggaaAACGAGCGCATATGCGCACACAACAAATTACGgcgtcaattttttttttttttttataaaaaaataggtgcataattttattcagaattttccttcttttccttcgcCACTCTTCTAATGTAACGGTTAATCGGAGGAGTTGTAAAATGTCACAAgtctgatattttttttttttcccccccaatgtagatatgtacatatatatgtacgaaTATAAACGTACATGTGTGAAACCATCGAGCAGGGGAGCGAATAACCAAATTGCCACTCGCATCATCCGTCTAGATGCATTGCCCCTATTTGTTTGTCACATTTAATTGATTTGTAGATTGGACACTACTTTGCTTGCCATAGCCATTTCGCTGtagcacactttttttttttttttccccaagaTGTTTTACTTCGATccccacaattttttctacgtGGGGGGATGCTTCCTTGCATCCGTCTGTGCCCTCTGCGTGTGTAGAAATAAGGATTTGTTTCCTCATATCAGTGAGAATAAGCCAATTGGTAAGCTCCCCCCGAGTGGAGTAGCatttccaaaaaggggaaacaaactGTTGAAAAGGCGAGGGAGCCATTTTGTCCAAATGGTGAAATAGTGAACATCGCTGGTCGTTGcatcttccccatttttgtggtTCACGTACAAAGTGAAAGAAATGCCGCCAAGTAGATTgtctgccccttttttcacatcACCTCCCCgccacacacatacacacgtgcatacgtacatgcatacgtacatacatacatatatacacacacacatacatacgtacatgcatacaatCCTGTTCTCAGGCCAACTGTACCGCCTCCTAAACATACACAAGTATGAATCGTTCAACGTCATCATTCAAATTCACCACATCAACTTAAAAATGGGTGACGATGAAAACAGCAAGTACATTGTCCATCTGAAAATCGGAAACAGATATTCCTACACCCACTACTACAAGCAGTACCTCAACAAAATACACatagaagtaaaaaaaaaaaaaaaaaaaaataagagaaaaaaatgggaacaaaaaatagggaaagaGCAGTatcctcctctccccccccctgtttgTTTTGCTCCACGTGATGGCTGAGAGTTTGTGTGCCTCTACAAAAGTTACACTTTGCCTGTATCTAAATGGGGGCGGGCATCTACATGTATATACTCTCACTTATGTTCATGCGTTTCACATCTGCTTATGCGTGTCACCCCCCTACCATGCGCacccccccacccccttcACACAAGAgtaggaaagaaaaaacatgGTTGTCAAACAAAACAACGACACCATCAGAATTGAAgtgtacaaaaagggaactctAAAAAACACATTCATCGGATCAGCTGATATTTACATCTACACAGACATCGTGAAGAAATTGTTCCCCTGTAACATGTACTTCAACATAGTCAACAAAAACCAAATAGTAGCAACAGCCTGCTTGTCCTTTCACTACATCAACTTAGACTGCATAAAGAAGGAGGACCAGATATACACCTCGCTATTTATCGAGACCATAATCGCTGTTCAGAAAAACCAGAGCAGGAATAATGAGATGATTGAGAAGCTCATAAATGAGGGCAAGGAGCACTTCGACGCCATTAAGGAGACGGACGTCAGCTCGAGTAGGGCCACGCGCACTTTGCGGCGCGCTATGATGCGCCAGGGAGTGCCAGACGGAACGTATTCTCACGTTGCGTATTCTCACGTTGCGTATTCTCACGTTGCGTCTCCTCACGTTGCTTCTCCTCACATTGCTCCTCCTCATATTGCTCCTCCCCACATTGCTCCTCCTCATATTGCTTCTCCTCACGTTGCTTCTCCTCACATTGCTCCACCTCACATTGCTCCTCCTCACATCGCCGCTCCCCCCGCGCAGCCATCTACAATAACATTTCCACCCTGGCAATCGAAGACAAAATTCGGctcttttgcaaaaactTGAATGGCTACCTACTGCACAGCAATTTCTACATCAAGCGATTCTACAACAagtattttttctacatgcATTTCTTTAAGGGAAAATTCTACTGGTGCTACTATAATGAGGAAGCCGACGCAAAGGTTCGTTTGGGGGCACCCCTCAATTTTACACCACACGGATTTATGTTTATGTGGCACATTTGTTTGACGCGCGTATTACGCACAGTGTGTGTACCCCCCCCTTGGTCATTTCTCCCATCTCTCCCATCTCTCTCCCCCTTTCCACTTTCATCCCACAGGTGGACAAAAACCGAGTGGGGTACATCCGCCTAGAATACGTAGTGAACGTGTACAGCGATGTCTACAGTCACAAGTACTTCTACATCAAgtacaggaaaaaaagggagaaaaaggaaaactacCTATATCTTAAGACGGTAGAAAAGGACAGAAACATATGGGTGAATATCATTCACGACTTTATTATCCTAGTAAGTAATTACAGacgtgagaaaaaaaacaaaagaaataaaataaaagagctCACAGATAACTATGCTGAGGGAGCGTCCAAAGAGGCCATCGAAATTAACAAACAACTGTCTCGCTCTTTCTCCACGAattctataaaaaataagtacctaaataaaaagaatgttGCGGATACCCTGAGCAACGTCGACAAGGACGAGGGACACACCAAGGACCCCGAGCTGGATCAGGTCTTGGGGGACGCCTCGCAAAACATGTGCAATTACAGCGATTAACCCCGCGCAGTTGGCCCAGATAACCCAGTTGGCCCAGATAACCCAGTTGGACCAGCTAACCCAGTTGGACCAACTGGTCTaagtgtccccttttttccgctcTTCCTTTGCACTTGGGGGGGCTAAACATGTTCACGCTGCCCATTTGAGCAGATGTCGCGTGGGGGTTCCTCGGCGCTCATATTTTATCGTGTCATTTTACAGGCGATGTGTATACACATGCCGTATatgtatgctttttttttcttttttttaccacccCTCCGTGTGGAGATCCCACATGTGGCCCCTTCTTAATTGCACACTTTGCAT
It includes:
- a CDS encoding hypothetical protein (putative) translates to MHTILFSGQLYRLLNIHKYESFNVIIQIHHINLKMGDDENSKYIVHLKIGNRYSYTHYYKQYLNKIHIEERKNMVVKQNNDTIRIEVYKKGTLKNTFIGSADIYIYTDIVKKLFPCNMYFNIVNKNQIVATACLSFHYINLDCIKKEDQIYTSLFIETIIAVQKNQSRNNEMIEKLINEGKEHFDAIKETDVSSTIYNNISTLAIEDKIRLFCKNLNGYLLHSNFYIKRFYNKYFFYMHFFKGKFYWCYYNEEADAKVDKNRVGYIRLEYVVNVYSDVYSHKYFYIKYRKKREKKENYLYLKTVEKDRNIWVNIIHDFIILVSNYRREKKNKRNKIKELTDNYAEGASKEAIEINKQLSRSFSTNSIKNKYLNKKNVADTLSNVDKDEGHTKDPELDQVLGDASQNMCNYSD